The following proteins are co-located in the Bosea sp. AS-1 genome:
- a CDS encoding iron ABC transporter substrate-binding protein translates to MGLALACSMPVLAQAQDGITVYNAQHASLTQAWADDFTKETGIKVTIRKGSDTELANQIVQEGAASPADVFVTENSPAMALVEKAGLFAELPKDILDQVPANFRPESGRWVGVAARSTVFVYDKRKLKEADLPKSMLDLADAKWKGRWAASPSGADFQAIVGALLVLKGEKVTADWLKAMKANSSAYRGNSTAMKAVNAGEVEGAVIYHYYYFGDQAKTGENSGNIGLHYFRHQDPGAFLSTSGAGVLASSKHKKEAEAFVKWMSGKHGQAVLRDGDSFEYAIGNGEASNAKLEPIAKLDAPKVEPSQLDSKKVTELMTAAGLL, encoded by the coding sequence ATGGGCCTCGCCCTCGCCTGCTCCATGCCCGTCCTGGCTCAGGCACAGGATGGCATCACGGTGTACAATGCCCAGCATGCCAGCCTCACCCAGGCCTGGGCCGACGACTTCACCAAGGAAACCGGCATCAAGGTGACGATCCGCAAGGGATCGGATACCGAGCTCGCGAACCAGATCGTTCAGGAAGGCGCCGCGTCTCCCGCCGATGTCTTCGTCACGGAAAACTCCCCCGCCATGGCGCTGGTCGAGAAGGCCGGTCTGTTTGCGGAACTGCCGAAGGATATCCTGGACCAGGTGCCGGCCAACTTCCGGCCCGAAAGCGGGCGCTGGGTCGGTGTGGCGGCGCGCAGCACCGTCTTCGTCTACGACAAGCGCAAGCTGAAGGAAGCCGACCTGCCGAAGTCGATGCTCGACCTCGCGGACGCCAAGTGGAAGGGCCGCTGGGCCGCTTCGCCGTCGGGGGCCGACTTCCAGGCCATCGTCGGCGCGCTCCTCGTCCTCAAGGGCGAGAAGGTCACGGCCGACTGGCTCAAGGCGATGAAGGCGAACTCCAGCGCCTATCGCGGCAACAGCACCGCCATGAAGGCCGTCAATGCCGGCGAAGTCGAAGGCGCGGTGATCTATCACTACTACTACTTCGGCGACCAGGCGAAGACCGGCGAAAACAGCGGCAATATCGGGCTGCACTATTTCCGTCACCAGGACCCCGGCGCGTTCCTGAGCACCTCGGGCGCCGGCGTGCTGGCCTCCAGCAAGCACAAGAAGGAGGCGGAGGCTTTCGTGAAGTGGATGAGCGGCAAGCACGGGCAGGCCGTGCTGCGTGACGGCGATTCCTTCGAATACGCCATCGGCAACGGCGAGGCCTCCAATGCGAAGCTCGAGCCGATCGCCAAGCTCGACGCGCCCAAGGTCGAACCCTCCCAGCTCGACAGCAAGAAGGTCACCGAACTGATGACCGCAGCTGGACTGCTCTGA